The following are encoded in a window of Candidatus Poribacteria bacterium genomic DNA:
- a CDS encoding DUF4926 domain-containing protein: MPDYYLRQGNVKKIKLFDVVALTHDLPEHNLWRGQVGTVVEILSNGDAYEVEFSDQDGRTYQSLGFRAPQLMVLHHKPMQKPPIPISE, from the coding sequence TTGCCTGATTATTATCTAAGGCAAGGAAATGTAAAAAAAATTAAACTTTTTGATGTTGTTGCGCTCACACATGATCTGCCTGAACATAATCTGTGGCGAGGACAGGTCGGTACAGTAGTCGAGATACTTTCAAACGGTGATGCTTATGAAGTTGAATTTAGTGACCAAGATGGTCGCACTTACCAATCCCTCGGGTTTCGTGCCCCGCAACTAATGGTCCTTCACCATAAACCAATGCAAAAACCACCAATTCCTATTAGTGAGTAG
- a CDS encoding M42 family metallopeptidase: MNETSIELLKSLTQADGIPGYETEVREIFRETVSGVGPIGTDRLGSIFCTRAGNAEQPRILLDSHLDEIGFVVQNVTDNGFVKFLPLGGWWAHTLLAQRVTITTKLGKVPGVVGSTPPHLLSGSRDKVLDMKDLFIDIGAESEEQAAEAFGVLPGCPIAPYGSFIPLKNSKLFSAKAFDNRVGVAIVIEALLKLDEHPNTVIGAGSVQEEVGLRGARTMTASVEPDLAIVLEGPPADDTPGLSVGATQGKLGGGVQIRIIDSSMIVNPKLADFAIETAKKHEIPYQLGVRQSGGTDGGAIHQSGRGVPSVVLGVPSRYIHSHVSIINIDDYTAALDLTMHLVREIDASALEGFLFG; this comes from the coding sequence ATGAACGAAACATCAATTGAACTTCTCAAATCATTGACACAAGCAGATGGAATCCCCGGTTACGAAACAGAGGTGCGCGAGATTTTTCGTGAGACTGTCTCCGGTGTGGGTCCAATTGGGACGGACAGATTAGGGAGTATCTTCTGCACGCGTGCGGGAAATGCTGAACAGCCACGGATTCTACTCGATTCACATTTAGACGAAATCGGGTTTGTTGTGCAAAACGTTACGGATAACGGGTTCGTTAAGTTTCTGCCGCTCGGCGGATGGTGGGCACATACACTTTTAGCACAACGCGTCACAATTACAACGAAGTTGGGTAAAGTGCCGGGAGTGGTCGGCTCCACACCACCGCATCTGCTCTCAGGATCGCGCGATAAAGTCTTAGACATGAAAGACCTCTTCATCGACATAGGGGCGGAGAGCGAAGAACAGGCGGCTGAAGCGTTTGGTGTATTACCGGGATGCCCAATCGCACCTTATGGATCCTTTATACCGTTGAAAAATAGCAAATTGTTTTCTGCCAAAGCGTTCGATAACCGCGTCGGTGTCGCAATCGTAATTGAGGCACTCTTGAAGCTTGATGAACATCCGAACACCGTCATCGGAGCAGGGAGTGTGCAAGAAGAGGTAGGGTTGCGAGGCGCGAGAACGATGACCGCAAGTGTGGAACCCGATCTCGCAATTGTGCTTGAGGGACCGCCCGCTGATGATACCCCAGGATTAAGCGTCGGTGCGACACAAGGGAAACTCGGCGGCGGTGTACAAATTCGGATCATCGACTCCTCAATGATTGTCAATCCGAAGTTGGCAGATTTTGCGATTGAGACAGCAAAGAAACATGAGATACCGTACCAACTCGGGGTGCGCCAATCCGGTGGAACCGATGGCGGCGCAATCCATCAATCCGGTAGAGGCGTGCCGTCCGTTGTGCTCGGTGTGCCGTCCCGTTATATCCATAGCCATGTCTCAATCATCAACATTGATGACTACACCGCCGCATTGGATTTGACGATGCACCTTGTGCGTGAGATTGATGCATCTGCTCTGGAAGGATTTTTGTTCGGTTAG
- a CDS encoding aldo/keto reductase, translating to MEAEKMEMRTCGKSGIEISPMGIGCWSYGGGDYWGPQAQSDVTAVANAALDAGINFFDTAEGYNNGRSEEALAVALKDRRHEAVIGTKVSRPDPATIREHCEASLQRLQTDYVDIYMIHWPDDEIAIEESMAELTRLQEDGLIRAIGVSNFGVEQLTAALNTGASIAVNQLCYNLLSRAIEPALLPLCREHNVGILGYMPLLQGILTGQYKSAEEIPSVHSRFRHFRNDREEASHGEEGAEEEMFETLEAIRHIAEADQIPMSRLAIAWAMARPGITCMLVGTRNINELTENLHVVEYTPSADVIERLDAVTAPLLEKMGANPDYFTGAKIH from the coding sequence ATGGAGGCTGAAAAAATGGAGATGCGAACGTGTGGAAAATCTGGAATTGAAATCTCACCGATGGGCATTGGATGCTGGTCTTATGGGGGTGGCGACTACTGGGGACCGCAAGCGCAATCAGACGTTACCGCTGTTGCTAACGCAGCATTGGATGCTGGCATCAATTTTTTCGATACAGCGGAAGGCTATAACAACGGACGGAGCGAAGAGGCACTCGCTGTCGCATTGAAGGACAGACGACACGAGGCGGTTATCGGTACGAAGGTAAGCAGACCAGACCCCGCCACGATACGTGAACACTGCGAGGCGAGCCTCCAACGATTGCAAACGGACTATGTTGACATCTACATGATTCACTGGCCCGACGATGAAATTGCCATTGAAGAAAGTATGGCAGAGTTAACGCGCCTACAAGAAGATGGACTTATCCGTGCTATCGGTGTCAGTAACTTCGGGGTGGAGCAACTCACAGCGGCTCTTAACACGGGCGCTTCTATTGCCGTGAATCAACTCTGCTATAACCTCTTGTCACGGGCGATAGAACCGGCATTGCTTCCATTGTGCCGAGAGCATAACGTCGGTATTTTGGGATATATGCCACTGTTGCAGGGAATTTTGACAGGGCAGTACAAAAGTGCAGAGGAGATCCCATCGGTACATTCTCGATTCCGCCATTTTCGAAATGACCGAGAAGAAGCTTCGCACGGCGAGGAAGGTGCCGAGGAAGAAATGTTTGAGACCTTAGAGGCTATCCGGCACATCGCGGAAGCGGATCAGATTCCGATGAGCCGATTGGCTATCGCTTGGGCGATGGCACGTCCCGGCATCACGTGTATGCTCGTCGGCACCCGAAATATAAATGAACTGACAGAAAACTTGCACGTTGTTGAATACACGCCGTCTGCTGATGTGATTGAGCGCCTTGACGCAGTGACCGCACCCCTTTTAGAAAAAATGGGAGCAAACCCAGACTATTTCACAGGGGCAAAGATTCATTAG
- a CDS encoding phytanoyl-CoA dioxygenase family protein — protein sequence MHPHRAFCPCRQLEREEFIVEQLGKFNKDLGSPLGTAPADLTQTNADGKPVVPLTQEQKYLFDKNGWLLVPGVLTESEIEEMRDFCYRLKHDPETIPQHHRSTYGGPLEKLTDHPVIVAFGNEFLASSYLASDTCYGFRMEMSFLALRSTTDETPFKFHAHNGNGMLRMPGDCHQYSCLPGQAYSGLTRVVWELNPVEKRDGGTMFITGSHKAAYTAPEGAHTQDWGFWDTYSCPAGSVIIFTEAITHSGQPWQNSDTDRVAVFNAYNSVDKRWSLSKPPQAQLDEMPPKRQTLFREAYVKGNVTGTKFDMAL from the coding sequence TTGCATCCGCACAGGGCATTCTGTCCCTGTAGGCAGTTAGAGAGGGAGGAATTTATAGTGGAACAGTTAGGTAAATTTAACAAAGATTTAGGCAGCCCGTTGGGAACAGCACCTGCCGATCTTACGCAAACAAATGCCGATGGTAAACCAGTCGTTCCTTTAACGCAGGAACAGAAATACCTGTTCGATAAGAACGGATGGCTCTTGGTCCCAGGAGTCTTGACGGAATCGGAGATCGAGGAGATGCGCGATTTCTGCTACCGCTTAAAGCATGACCCTGAAACAATTCCCCAACATCACCGCTCGACTTACGGGGGTCCTTTGGAGAAGTTGACGGATCATCCGGTCATCGTGGCGTTCGGAAACGAATTCCTTGCCTCGTCCTATCTCGCCTCGGACACCTGTTACGGGTTCCGTATGGAGATGAGTTTTTTGGCATTACGTTCCACAACGGACGAAACGCCTTTCAAATTCCATGCCCATAACGGCAACGGTATGTTGCGGATGCCGGGAGACTGTCATCAGTATTCGTGCCTTCCGGGTCAAGCTTACAGTGGTTTGACGCGCGTCGTCTGGGAACTTAACCCGGTGGAGAAAAGGGATGGTGGCACGATGTTCATTACGGGTAGCCACAAAGCGGCTTATACCGCACCAGAGGGTGCCCACACACAAGATTGGGGGTTCTGGGATACCTATTCTTGCCCTGCTGGATCGGTTATTATCTTTACGGAAGCAATCACGCATAGCGGGCAGCCGTGGCAAAATTCTGATACCGATCGCGTGGCGGTTTTCAACGCCTATAACTCCGTAGACAAACGGTGGAGTCTTTCAAAGCCACCACAGGCACAGCTTGACGAAATGCCACCGAAACGCCAGACCCTCTTCCGTGAGGCTTACGTAAAGGGCAACGTAACCGGTACAAAGTTCGACATGGCACTCTGA
- a CDS encoding phytanoyl-CoA dioxygenase family protein encodes MTPKQRYLFDVTGYLHLENVITSDALAEAAEAVDRYITTPPDELPPGFEIQGLHQHGFAFDKSLERLTVHKALWPIIKELTDNQPRFGRGSLKHDKHDLWEAGERAKVNPGGLHCARDDYGWYSTRYEIDNGRIYCDNFVCFPYFTDVYPGDGGLIVIPGSHKSEFKRPEQLLTLNEEDGIDPVDDPVFLNITPKAGDIVIISELLTHGVLRWKPKDRDRRFLVLRYFPQFTGRHSFPQPILDRLAPETLELVESAGYGHIKEIVKQDAVTLTV; translated from the coding sequence ATGACACCGAAACAACGTTATCTGTTTGATGTAACCGGATACCTTCATTTGGAAAATGTTATCACTAGCGATGCGTTAGCAGAAGCCGCTGAGGCAGTCGATAGATACATCACAACGCCTCCCGATGAACTGCCTCCGGGCTTTGAGATACAGGGGCTCCATCAGCACGGGTTCGCCTTCGATAAATCGCTTGAACGTTTAACGGTGCACAAGGCACTATGGCCGATTATCAAAGAACTCACAGACAATCAGCCACGATTCGGTAGGGGATCCTTGAAGCACGACAAGCACGATTTGTGGGAGGCTGGTGAACGCGCAAAAGTGAATCCAGGCGGACTACATTGTGCTCGTGACGATTATGGATGGTATAGCACCCGCTATGAAATTGATAACGGACGTATCTACTGTGACAACTTCGTCTGTTTTCCCTATTTTACGGATGTCTATCCCGGCGATGGCGGACTCATCGTAATTCCGGGGTCACACAAGAGCGAGTTTAAGCGACCGGAGCAACTGCTGACGCTTAATGAAGAAGATGGCATAGATCCAGTTGACGATCCTGTTTTCCTCAATATTACGCCAAAGGCGGGAGATATTGTAATTATTTCGGAGTTGCTAACGCACGGTGTCCTGCGCTGGAAACCGAAGGATCGGGATCGACGGTTCCTTGTCTTGCGGTATTTTCCACAATTCACGGGTAGGCATAGCTTCCCGCAACCCATTCTGGATCGGTTGGCCCCAGAGACGTTGGAATTGGTAGAATCTGCGGGATATGGACACATCAAGGAAATTGTAAAGCAGGATGCGGTTACATTGACGGTGTAG
- a CDS encoding DUF433 domain-containing protein: MMKKEQIISQDPGVMHGTLVFAGTRVPVESLIQHLVAGDSLDIFLDDFPTVSREQAVAYLQMTLEFADARVA; encoded by the coding sequence GTGATGAAAAAAGAACAAATTATCTCCCAAGATCCAGGTGTGATGCACGGCACCTTAGTTTTTGCTGGTACTCGTGTGCCAGTTGAAAGCCTGATTCAACATCTTGTCGCAGGTGACTCGCTTGATATATTCCTTGACGATTTCCCGACAGTCTCCCGTGAGCAGGCAGTGGCTTATTTACAGATGACTCTGGAGTTCGCTGATGCGCGTGTTGCTTGA
- a CDS encoding F0F1 ATP synthase subunit epsilon: MLSRSFHLEIRTPEESIYEGDVTSVSAPGVEGNFQILAGHIPFLTALEVGEIRIRESSETPQLMATSGGVFEVLRTGVTVLVETAEWASEIDVERAESALERAQAQLTTNAPDLNRPRAEAALARAQNRIKVASNL; the protein is encoded by the coding sequence ATGCTTAGTAGAAGTTTTCATCTTGAAATTCGGACACCGGAAGAGTCGATTTATGAAGGGGATGTGACGAGCGTTAGTGCCCCGGGAGTCGAAGGCAACTTTCAGATTCTCGCCGGACACATTCCCTTTCTGACCGCCTTAGAGGTGGGTGAGATCCGTATCCGTGAATCATCGGAGACACCGCAGTTAATGGCGACGAGTGGGGGTGTCTTCGAGGTGCTCCGCACAGGTGTCACCGTCTTAGTTGAGACAGCGGAATGGGCATCAGAAATTGATGTCGAGCGTGCAGAAAGTGCACTGGAACGTGCCCAAGCACAACTCACGACAAACGCACCCGACCTGAACCGCCCACGAGCAGAAGCTGCACTCGCCCGCGCACAAAACCGGATCAAAGTCGCAAGTAATTTGTAA
- the atpD gene encoding F0F1 ATP synthase subunit beta, protein MNQGKILEVVGARVDIDFSESKLPDILNAVKVQRYDGSELVLEVQQHLGENRVRAVAMDTTDGLVRGTLATDTGGPITVPVGDAVLGRVFDVTGQPIDERGEAGESERYSIHRPPPAQSELSTTTEMLETGIKVIDLIQPVVRGGKVGFFGGAGVGKTVLVAELIYNIATQHGGYSVFCGVGERTREGNQFWLELDEYGVIDKTAMVFGQMNEPPGARLRVGLAGLSMAEYFRDQQGQDVLIFIDNVFRYTLAGGEVSALLGRMPSAVGYQPTLATEMGELQERITSTQHGSITSFQAVYVPADDYTDPAVVSVFAHLDAVTRLERTIVQKGRYPAVDPLTSSSRILSEDIIGEEHYQTAFRVKQVLQEYGDLQDIIAILGVDELSDEQKLVVNRARKIEMFLTQPMFVAERFTGTPGKYVKIEDTVQGCQAILNGDCDELPEQALRYIGTIDEAFEQAKSANLEEAAD, encoded by the coding sequence ATGAACCAAGGAAAAATTTTAGAAGTTGTCGGTGCGCGCGTTGACATAGATTTTTCGGAAAGCAAATTGCCGGATATCCTAAACGCTGTTAAAGTTCAACGTTACGATGGAAGTGAACTGGTCCTCGAAGTTCAGCAGCATTTAGGCGAAAATCGGGTGCGCGCAGTGGCGATGGATACAACGGATGGCTTAGTCCGTGGCACCCTCGCAACCGATACTGGGGGACCGATCACCGTTCCTGTTGGCGATGCCGTGCTCGGTAGGGTTTTCGATGTGACAGGACAACCTATCGATGAAAGAGGCGAGGCCGGTGAATCCGAACGATACTCCATCCACAGACCCCCACCGGCACAATCGGAACTCAGCACAACTACCGAAATGTTAGAGACCGGCATCAAAGTTATCGACCTGATTCAACCCGTCGTTCGGGGTGGAAAGGTCGGATTCTTTGGAGGGGCTGGCGTGGGGAAGACGGTACTGGTTGCCGAACTAATTTACAACATCGCGACACAACACGGCGGTTATTCCGTCTTCTGTGGCGTTGGTGAACGGACACGCGAAGGCAATCAATTTTGGCTGGAACTTGACGAATACGGTGTGATTGATAAAACGGCGATGGTCTTTGGACAGATGAATGAGCCGCCGGGTGCACGACTCCGCGTCGGGCTTGCCGGACTGTCTATGGCAGAATACTTCCGCGACCAGCAGGGCCAAGACGTTCTCATCTTTATCGACAACGTCTTCCGCTATACGCTCGCAGGCGGTGAGGTCTCAGCACTCCTCGGACGGATGCCCTCCGCTGTCGGCTATCAACCGACGTTGGCAACCGAAATGGGTGAATTGCAGGAGCGAATTACCTCCACGCAACACGGGTCTATCACCTCATTCCAAGCCGTTTACGTTCCCGCTGATGACTATACCGATCCGGCTGTCGTCTCTGTGTTCGCACACCTTGACGCTGTGACGAGATTGGAACGGACGATCGTCCAGAAAGGGAGATACCCCGCAGTCGATCCACTCACATCAAGTTCGCGTATTTTATCAGAAGACATTATCGGTGAGGAACATTATCAGACAGCGTTTAGAGTCAAGCAGGTCTTACAAGAGTATGGCGACTTGCAAGACATTATCGCTATTCTCGGTGTGGATGAACTCTCAGATGAACAGAAGTTGGTTGTCAACAGGGCACGGAAAATAGAGATGTTCTTGACACAACCGATGTTTGTCGCAGAACGTTTCACCGGGACCCCAGGTAAATATGTCAAAATTGAGGATACCGTCCAAGGCTGCCAAGCGATCCTGAACGGTGATTGCGACGAACTGCCCGAACAGGCACTCCGCTATATCGGCACGATTGACGAGGCGTTTGAACAGGCAAAAAGCGCAAACTTAGAAGAAGCAGCGGATTAA
- a CDS encoding DUF1992 domain-containing protein, with amino-acid sequence MPIDVNKQITEAMERGEFTNLPGKGKPLKLDTNPYLTPQARMVNRLLKENGFTPQWVELEKEIKEEKAQLERVLINLKARRERLAAIVQQYPHRRGAISRTFEQERARALVQYSEKLENLNRKIQRVNLLMPTRNRQYALVNRAQALARFHEACPSF; translated from the coding sequence ATGCCAATCGATGTCAACAAACAGATCACGGAAGCGATGGAACGTGGCGAATTCACAAATTTGCCCGGCAAAGGTAAACCACTCAAATTAGACACAAATCCTTATCTCACGCCCCAGGCACGGATGGTAAACCGACTCCTGAAAGAGAACGGATTCACGCCACAGTGGGTCGAATTAGAAAAAGAAATCAAGGAAGAAAAAGCACAACTTGAAAGAGTCCTCATAAACCTGAAAGCCCGCCGAGAGCGGTTGGCGGCTATCGTCCAACAGTATCCACATCGGCGTGGTGCCATCAGTCGGACTTTTGAACAGGAACGGGCTCGCGCTCTGGTGCAATATAGTGAAAAACTCGAAAACCTGAATCGGAAAATTCAACGCGTGAATCTCCTCATGCCAACTCGAAATCGGCAATACGCGTTAGTGAATCGGGCACAGGCACTTGCGCGCTTCCACGAGGCATGTCCGAGTTTCTGA
- the atpG gene encoding ATP synthase F1 subunit gamma — protein MATLREIRRRIASIQNIEQVTDAMRVVAAARLRRAQENINATRPYADKLNTILGHLISQMDTENQALTHPLLETREIKHVCIISVSADRGLCGSFNSNVIRTTTQRVEHYQEGGADVTLICIGRRSQEHFTRRGYDITDAYVNIFRQLEFQTAVDVVHEFEHLYTDKKIDKVEVIYNNFRSAILQTVLVEQLLPLEPEIPEGDELFLDYIYEPGQAELFEMLLGKHLNMQMWKVLLDSNAAEQAARMAAMENATQKAKELIDELILQRNRARQTQITTEISEIVSGAAALEG, from the coding sequence ATGGCAACTTTACGAGAAATTCGACGGCGTATCGCCAGCATTCAGAACATTGAGCAGGTCACCGATGCAATGCGCGTCGTGGCTGCTGCGCGGCTCCGTCGTGCCCAAGAAAATATTAATGCGACGCGTCCTTACGCTGATAAACTCAACACGATCTTAGGACACTTAATCTCGCAGATGGATACTGAAAATCAGGCACTGACACACCCACTGCTTGAAACGCGTGAGATAAAGCATGTCTGCATTATTTCTGTCTCCGCAGATCGAGGGTTGTGTGGGAGTTTCAATAGTAACGTTATTCGGACAACGACACAACGCGTAGAGCATTATCAAGAGGGTGGAGCAGATGTGACGCTTATCTGTATCGGTAGACGATCGCAGGAACATTTTACCCGGCGCGGTTACGATATCACCGATGCCTACGTCAATATTTTCCGTCAGCTTGAATTCCAAACCGCTGTTGACGTTGTTCACGAATTTGAACATCTTTATACGGATAAAAAAATCGATAAAGTCGAGGTTATCTACAATAATTTCAGATCTGCGATTCTCCAGACTGTACTTGTTGAGCAGCTTCTTCCGTTAGAACCCGAAATACCAGAGGGTGATGAGCTCTTTCTGGATTATATTTATGAACCCGGACAAGCGGAACTCTTTGAAATGTTACTCGGCAAACACCTGAATATGCAAATGTGGAAAGTGCTTCTGGATTCCAACGCCGCGGAGCAAGCGGCACGAATGGCAGCGATGGAGAATGCTACACAGAAGGCAAAAGAGTTAATCGATGAACTTATTCTCCAACGCAACAGGGCACGTCAAACACAGATCACGACAGAAATTTCCGAGATTGTAAGTGGGGCAGCCGCACTCGAGGGGTAA
- a CDS encoding F0F1 ATP synthase subunit alpha, protein MAREVRPDEISNILKQQLQQFEQDVDVYDSGTVLEVGDGIARVHGLANAMASEMIEFPNDIYGIAFNLEEDNVGCVLFGEDQLIHEGDTAKRTGRLPEVPVGEALLGRIVDALGQPIDGLGDIETEHRLPVEQKGLGIVQRQPVSEPLYTGLKAIDSLTPIGRGQRELIIGDRRTGKTAIALDTILSQKDTDVYCIYVAIGQKGSTLAQVAATLREHNAMEYTTIVSAPASAPSPLQYLAPYSGTAMGEYFRDNGKHALIIYDDLTKHAWAYRQMSLLSRRPPGREAYPGDVFYLHSRLLERAAKLSDELGGGSLTALPIIEIFEGDLTTYIPTNVISITDGQIYLTTDLFNQGVRPAIDVGLSVSRVGGDAQVRAMKSDEVAGTLKLDLASFREVAAFAQFGSDLDASTQSLLLRGTRLVELLKQPQYEPMSVAREVASIFCGTNGYLDDVEEIEVARFESEFLQYLDRNHTELLTEIAETGSLDDELLETLHTAVKTFKENF, encoded by the coding sequence ATGGCAAGAGAAGTCCGACCGGACGAAATATCAAATATCCTTAAACAACAACTGCAGCAGTTTGAACAGGACGTGGATGTCTATGACTCCGGCACAGTGCTGGAGGTAGGCGATGGCATTGCGCGGGTACATGGGCTTGCCAACGCTATGGCAAGTGAAATGATCGAATTTCCTAACGATATCTACGGCATTGCTTTCAACCTTGAAGAAGACAACGTCGGTTGTGTCCTGTTCGGCGAAGATCAACTCATACACGAAGGGGATACCGCCAAACGCACGGGACGACTCCCCGAAGTCCCTGTGGGTGAGGCACTCCTCGGACGGATCGTTGATGCCCTTGGTCAACCGATTGATGGCTTGGGGGACATTGAAACGGAACATCGACTTCCCGTCGAACAGAAAGGTCTCGGCATTGTTCAACGGCAACCCGTGAGCGAACCGCTTTACACAGGCTTAAAAGCGATTGACAGCTTGACCCCGATCGGGAGAGGACAACGTGAACTTATTATCGGGGACCGTCGAACCGGCAAGACCGCTATTGCCTTGGATACGATCTTGAGCCAGAAGGATACGGATGTCTACTGTATCTATGTCGCTATCGGTCAAAAAGGGTCCACTTTAGCACAAGTTGCGGCGACACTTCGTGAGCATAACGCAATGGAGTATACGACGATCGTCTCCGCGCCTGCGAGTGCGCCGTCACCGCTTCAGTACCTCGCACCCTATTCCGGGACCGCAATGGGTGAATACTTCCGGGACAACGGCAAACACGCCCTTATTATTTACGACGACTTGACGAAACACGCGTGGGCATACCGACAGATGTCGCTCCTTTCACGAAGACCGCCCGGTAGAGAAGCCTACCCGGGTGATGTCTTCTACTTACACTCACGCCTGTTAGAACGCGCCGCGAAATTGAGCGATGAATTGGGCGGGGGTTCTCTCACTGCGCTACCCATTATTGAAATCTTTGAAGGTGATTTGACGACCTATATTCCTACAAACGTTATTTCTATCACCGATGGACAGATATATCTCACAACGGATCTGTTTAACCAAGGCGTAAGACCCGCGATTGATGTCGGGCTCTCTGTTTCGCGAGTCGGTGGCGATGCGCAAGTGAGAGCCATGAAATCAGACGAGGTTGCGGGGACCCTTAAATTGGATCTCGCCAGTTTCCGGGAAGTTGCTGCCTTTGCGCAATTCGGGTCGGATTTAGATGCTTCAACCCAATCCTTGCTTCTGCGTGGCACCCGACTTGTTGAATTACTGAAACAACCGCAATATGAACCGATGTCTGTAGCACGCGAAGTCGCCTCTATCTTCTGTGGCACCAACGGTTATCTGGACGATGTTGAGGAGATAGAAGTGGCGAGGTTTGAGTCCGAATTTTTACAATACCTTGACCGGAATCACACCGAACTCCTTACGGAAATCGCGGAAACCGGTTCGCTGGACGATGAACTCCTTGAGACCTTGCACACTGCTGTGAAAACGTTCAAGGAAAACTTTTAA
- the atpH gene encoding ATP synthase F1 subunit delta encodes MRDIRVAKPYARALYDAAVEQDVLSSVVADVDRLRELVEESEEFTQLIHSPILSPQFKSETFQQLFTDTLQPLTVNFFKLLALKQRERYLVAIMDAFSAIVDEVAGRLVAKVTTAVPLTGEQKERLAQQLSVYSGKQVRLETLTDTQIQGGFIVQLDDTVFDASVTTQLQRLKQQLARGS; translated from the coding sequence ATGAGAGACATTCGGGTCGCAAAACCTTATGCGCGCGCCCTATACGATGCAGCGGTGGAACAAGATGTCTTGTCATCTGTTGTCGCGGATGTAGATAGGTTGCGAGAGTTGGTTGAAGAGTCTGAGGAATTCACGCAATTAATCCACAGTCCTATTCTGTCTCCACAATTTAAAAGCGAGACGTTTCAGCAACTTTTCACCGATACGCTACAACCGTTGACCGTTAATTTTTTCAAACTCCTCGCCTTGAAGCAGCGTGAACGTTATCTCGTCGCGATAATGGATGCCTTTTCAGCAATCGTTGACGAAGTTGCCGGTAGACTCGTTGCAAAAGTGACGACGGCTGTGCCTCTAACGGGGGAACAAAAAGAACGCCTCGCGCAGCAATTAAGCGTGTACTCAGGAAAACAGGTGCGGCTGGAGACCCTAACCGACACGCAAATCCAGGGTGGATTCATCGTACAGTTAGACGACACCGTTTTCGATGCAAGCGTTACAACACAACTTCAACGCTTGAAGCAACAGCTTGCGAGAGGGTCTTAA
- the atpF gene encoding F0F1 ATP synthase subunit B produces MHTSSVLKIEYSKLMQNTTYRTTNYVLYTAILMGICVNNVFAAEAPAGDGGLLSLLGIDPKTITIQVIGFLIVLAVLWKFVFGKVGGLLEDRRNEISTQLEQLRTDRDELDRLTAETRQRLADIETEAQAKIQAAIEQGNAERQQILTQARQEADDEVARARAEIQREKDEAISELRGVVAELAVDAASKIISAELTAERHQHIIDASISRLPTE; encoded by the coding sequence ATGCATACGTCTTCAGTTCTAAAAATAGAGTACAGCAAACTGATGCAAAATACCACGTACAGGACTACAAATTACGTCCTATATACCGCAATTTTAATGGGCATCTGCGTCAATAATGTGTTCGCTGCGGAGGCTCCTGCTGGCGACGGCGGACTGTTGAGCCTGCTCGGGATTGACCCAAAAACGATCACCATCCAAGTTATCGGTTTTTTGATTGTGCTTGCGGTACTTTGGAAGTTTGTTTTCGGCAAAGTCGGCGGGCTTTTAGAGGATCGCAGAAATGAGATTAGCACACAGTTGGAACAACTGCGAACGGATCGGGACGAGTTAGACCGGCTCACCGCAGAGACGCGTCAACGCTTAGCCGATATCGAGACGGAGGCTCAAGCCAAAATTCAAGCGGCGATTGAACAGGGAAATGCTGAGCGTCAGCAAATTCTCACGCAGGCACGGCAAGAGGCAGACGATGAAGTCGCAAGAGCCAGAGCAGAGATTCAGCGTGAGAAGGACGAGGCTATCTCGGAACTGCGCGGTGTTGTTGCTGAGCTCGCCGTTGATGCCGCCAGCAAAATCATAAGTGCAGAACTCACCGCAGAGAGGCATCAGCATATCATTGACGCATCTATTAGTAGGTTGCCAACAGAATAA